The Muricauda sp. SCSIO 65647 genome includes a region encoding these proteins:
- a CDS encoding fructosamine kinase family protein, which produces MKPLLEHLESLLNEPIKKICPVSGGDISTAHKVETAHGLYFVKSSNDPNAFPMYEAEAKGLRQLAATNTIAIPKTHTTGQFEGVSYLVMEFVESKRPSEKDFERLGSKLAELHRTTMPPFFGNDHDNFIGSLPQCNQQHVDWATFYVRERLLPQIKMGWQQNLLSKQQIPSTAKMLDVCQNLFGKVTPSLLHGDLWGGNYLIASNGTPYLIDPAVYAGHSAVDLAMSRLFGGFGTSFYEAYHEVIPPHQNQRQCNDVYQLYYLLVHLNLFGSSYRNSVLVLLKQYF; this is translated from the coding sequence TTGAAACCTTTGCTTGAACACCTCGAATCCCTTTTAAACGAACCCATTAAAAAAATATGCCCCGTTTCAGGGGGTGATATTTCGACTGCCCACAAAGTCGAAACGGCCCATGGCCTGTATTTCGTGAAAAGTTCAAACGACCCAAATGCGTTTCCCATGTATGAAGCCGAGGCTAAAGGGCTGCGGCAACTGGCGGCCACAAATACCATTGCCATACCCAAAACCCATACAACAGGGCAATTTGAAGGGGTTTCTTATTTGGTAATGGAGTTTGTTGAAAGCAAGCGCCCATCAGAAAAAGACTTTGAAAGATTAGGGAGCAAACTGGCCGAATTGCACCGAACTACCATGCCTCCCTTCTTTGGAAACGATCATGATAATTTTATTGGCAGTCTGCCGCAATGCAATCAGCAGCATGTCGATTGGGCCACATTTTATGTACGCGAACGACTGTTACCTCAAATAAAAATGGGGTGGCAGCAAAATTTGCTGTCAAAACAGCAAATTCCTTCGACCGCAAAGATGCTCGATGTGTGCCAAAATCTCTTTGGTAAAGTGACCCCCTCCCTGCTCCACGGTGATCTATGGGGCGGCAATTACCTTATTGCATCGAATGGCACTCCCTACTTAATCGATCCGGCTGTCTATGCAGGGCATTCTGCCGTCGATTTGGCCATGAGTCGTTTGTTCGGTGGGTTTGGGACTTCTTTTTACGAGGCCTATCACGAAGTCATTCCTCCACATCAAAACCAACGGCAATGTAACGATGTTTATCAGCTATATTATCTGTTGGTACATCTCAACCTCTTTGGAAGTTCATATCGGAATTCAGTTTTGGTATTGTTGAAACAATATTTTTAG
- a CDS encoding GTP cyclohydrolase: protein MITIKEATTKPELKQFVKFPFSLYKGNQYWVPPIINDELGSFDKDKNPAFKSAEAWFFLAYRDGKIVGRVAAIINWLEVKEQGLKKMRFGWFDFVDDKEVSKTLLNKVTEIGKANGLAYMEGPVGFSNLDKVGVLIDGFDHLGTMITWYNHPYYQSHYEQFGMVKEKGYLENKFLFSAADPKLFTKANELVKLRYGLRPMNFKKSEEIMPWVDKMFDLFNATYAKLSSFVKITEVQKAYFKKRYISFINPEYIKFVVDENDELVAFAIVMPSFSKALQKANGKLFPFGVFHLLRAKKQSKDVIFYLIGIHPEYQSKGVTAVIFNEYYHTFTKKGIVNCIRTPELEENIAIRQLWKHFNPVTHKKRWTYRKEL, encoded by the coding sequence ATGATCACTATAAAAGAAGCCACTACCAAACCCGAACTCAAGCAATTTGTAAAATTTCCTTTTTCACTTTACAAGGGCAATCAATATTGGGTGCCACCCATTATCAATGACGAGCTGGGCTCATTTGATAAGGATAAAAATCCAGCATTCAAAAGCGCGGAAGCTTGGTTTTTCTTGGCCTACAGGGATGGAAAAATTGTGGGGCGCGTCGCCGCCATCATCAATTGGCTCGAAGTCAAGGAGCAAGGACTTAAAAAAATGCGCTTCGGTTGGTTTGACTTTGTTGACGACAAGGAGGTCTCAAAGACATTGTTGAACAAGGTCACTGAAATCGGGAAAGCAAATGGGCTTGCCTATATGGAAGGCCCCGTCGGTTTCTCAAATCTCGACAAAGTGGGCGTGTTGATTGACGGTTTTGACCATCTAGGTACTATGATCACTTGGTACAACCACCCCTACTACCAATCGCATTATGAGCAGTTTGGCATGGTAAAAGAGAAAGGATATCTTGAGAATAAATTTCTTTTTTCCGCTGCCGATCCAAAGCTCTTCACCAAGGCCAATGAGCTGGTCAAATTACGATATGGCCTGCGGCCCATGAACTTTAAAAAAAGTGAAGAGATTATGCCCTGGGTCGACAAGATGTTCGATCTCTTCAATGCCACTTATGCAAAACTCTCATCTTTTGTAAAAATTACGGAGGTACAGAAAGCCTATTTCAAAAAGAGGTATATAAGTTTTATCAATCCCGAATACATTAAGTTTGTGGTGGATGAGAACGATGAATTGGTAGCCTTTGCCATAGTGATGCCCTCTTTTTCAAAGGCCTTGCAAAAAGCGAACGGAAAACTTTTTCCTTTTGGGGTTTTTCACCTGTTAAGGGCCAAGAAACAGAGCAAAGACGTTATCTTTTATTTGATAGGAATACATCCTGAATACCAAAGCAAAGGGGTCACCGCCGTTATTTTTAATGAATACTACCATACTTTTACGAAAAAAGGGATCGTCAACTGTATTCGCACCCCAGAATTGGAAGAAAATATAGCCATACGCCAACTTTGGAAGCACTTCAATCCCGTGACCCACAAAAAACGGTGGACGTACCGAAAAGAACTATGA
- a CDS encoding transporter, translating to MNLSSFKNVFFFSFLLPLFGIAQYTDVINSNRPGLAVSAYAVGKNVVQTEFGILYEQQDHTDLNTDSNILGADFALRYGLLVEQLEIKYEGTFINQNITFNNFGFDETRTDFSRNRLGLKYLIYDRYKDPDRNKPNLYSWRANNLFQLKNLIPSVSVYGGATFNLGDNPFYPDIPTITYRGMVATQSRLTPRMVLITNVAYDRISSDDPELSYLVSISHAFRNPKWSAFIEHQGVDSDRYADLLLRTGVAHLFNENFQADINLGASVKNTPSRIFISTGFSYRWDFHKDELKPIDQQNTGDKISRKAMKKRKKGKRKKKDKIDF from the coding sequence ATGAACCTTTCATCTTTCAAAAACGTCTTCTTTTTCTCGTTTTTACTCCCGCTTTTCGGTATTGCCCAGTACACCGATGTCATCAACTCGAATCGGCCAGGGCTGGCGGTCAGCGCATATGCCGTTGGCAAAAATGTAGTTCAGACCGAATTTGGCATATTGTACGAGCAACAAGACCATACCGACCTGAATACAGATTCCAATATTTTGGGAGCAGACTTTGCACTTCGCTACGGATTGTTGGTCGAGCAATTGGAAATCAAATACGAGGGCACCTTCATCAACCAGAACATCACCTTCAACAATTTTGGCTTTGACGAAACCCGAACCGATTTTTCACGAAATCGACTCGGTCTCAAATATTTGATCTACGACCGGTATAAAGATCCTGACAGAAACAAGCCCAACCTTTATAGTTGGCGGGCGAACAATTTATTTCAACTAAAAAATTTGATTCCCTCGGTTTCCGTTTATGGGGGTGCCACTTTTAATTTGGGTGATAACCCCTTCTATCCAGATATTCCGACCATCACCTATCGTGGAATGGTGGCGACCCAGAGTCGATTGACCCCAAGAATGGTTTTGATCACAAACGTTGCCTATGACCGCATTTCTTCAGACGATCCCGAACTGAGTTACCTTGTTTCCATTTCGCATGCCTTTCGAAACCCAAAATGGAGTGCTTTTATAGAACACCAAGGTGTTGACAGCGATCGTTATGCCGATTTACTTTTACGTACAGGGGTGGCCCATTTGTTCAATGAAAATTTTCAGGCCGATATTAACCTGGGGGCCAGTGTTAAAAATACGCCCTCACGGATTTTTATTTCAACCGGTTTCTCATACCGTTGGGACTTTCACAAAGACGAGCTGAAACCCATTGATCAACAAAATACCGGTGATAAAATTAGCCGTAAGGCCATGAAAAAACGAAAAAAGGGCAAAAGAAAGAAAAAGGACAAGATCGACTTCTAA
- a CDS encoding DUF4834 family protein gives MVLLKTILILILVYYGLKLLWRLFAPRLFGYAVKKAEERFGQEFGNFQDFSESPKREGETTISKRPFRKANPSKKVGEYIDFEEID, from the coding sequence ATGGTTTTACTGAAAACGATATTAATACTCATATTAGTATACTACGGACTCAAATTGCTTTGGCGACTGTTTGCCCCAAGACTGTTCGGTTATGCGGTTAAAAAGGCTGAAGAACGTTTCGGGCAAGAGTTTGGCAATTTTCAAGATTTTTCCGAATCCCCGAAAAGAGAGGGAGAGACCACTATCTCTAAAAGGCCGTTCCGCAAAGCGAACCCATCAAAAAAGGTTGGGGAATACATAGATTTTGAAGAAATTGACTAA